From a region of the Helicobacter hepaticus ATCC 51449 genome:
- a CDS encoding phosphatase PAP2 family protein has translation MWKKFFLQFALVYFIFAPPPVYTRENQFEQFGDTFRLLPLYVMVVSLAMEDYEGMGQLALGTLSTQLVTEGIKWGFDTAHKNGNSVAFAKRPCCEDWKGMPSGHSSAAFSAAGYVYYRYGWKPAIPVGILAVLTAASRVEAKKHSFLQVSAGALIAWGFSYVFTNKYMPKNTMIMPSVDTDMQGNPSLSLNVRYSF, from the coding sequence ATGTGGAAAAAATTTTTTTTGCAATTTGCATTGGTATATTTTATCTTTGCCCCCCCCCCCGTTTATACGCGAGAGAATCAATTTGAACAATTTGGCGATACCTTTCGGCTTTTACCTTTATATGTGATGGTTGTATCTTTGGCAATGGAAGACTATGAGGGTATGGGGCAGCTTGCGCTTGGCACTTTAAGCACACAGCTTGTTACAGAGGGTATCAAATGGGGTTTTGATACCGCTCATAAAAATGGCAATAGTGTAGCCTTTGCCAAAAGACCTTGTTGTGAGGATTGGAAAGGTATGCCAAGCGGACATTCATCAGCGGCTTTTAGCGCGGCGGGATATGTGTATTATCGCTATGGGTGGAAACCTGCTATTCCTGTGGGCATCTTAGCAGTGCTTACTGCTGCTTCAAGAGTTGAGGCAAAGAAGCATTCATTCTTGCAAGTGAGTGCTGGAGCGCTTATTGCGTGGGGATTTTCGTATGTTTTTACAAATAAATATATGCCCAAAAATACGATGATTATGCCAAGTGTTGATACAGATATGCAAGGCAATCCCTCTTTAAGTCTTAATGTGCGATATAGCTTTTAG
- the pdxA gene encoding 4-hydroxythreonine-4-phosphate dehydrogenase encodes MPKVAISVGDVNGIGLEIALKAHHHIAQWCEPLYCVHREVLESASTLLDYPTPQDMQCVADFECLVDNLIKPSCISASSGKYSYESFLQGVSLVQSKQCVALVTLPIHKKAWQEADISFVGHTHALSSIFNMDSIMMLGCPSLFVALFTDHIALSQVSACVTQERVRDFLLRFAQGVNLNEPCCVLGLNPHCGDEGIMGVEDMQINAAVSEANMQLGYEIFFGAYPPDSAFSPSNRERFRYFVSMYHDVGLAPLKALYFEQSINVSLNLPILRTSVDHGVAYDKAYKKGSNISVQSYLNAVKYAINNV; translated from the coding sequence GTGCCAAAAGTAGCTATTAGCGTAGGCGATGTAAATGGCATAGGGCTTGAAATTGCATTAAAGGCGCATCATCATATTGCACAATGGTGTGAGCCACTTTATTGTGTGCATAGGGAAGTTTTAGAATCTGCAAGCACACTTTTGGATTATCCTACGCCACAAGATATGCAATGTGTGGCTGATTTTGAATGCCTTGTTGATAATTTGATTAAACCAAGTTGTATAAGTGCCTCTAGTGGAAAATACAGCTATGAGAGTTTTTTACAAGGAGTAAGCCTTGTCCAAAGTAAGCAATGTGTAGCTTTAGTAACCCTACCTATTCATAAGAAAGCTTGGCAAGAGGCAGACATAAGTTTTGTAGGGCACACTCACGCACTTTCATCAATATTTAATATGGATTCTATAATGATGCTTGGTTGTCCTTCTCTCTTTGTCGCTCTTTTTACAGATCATATTGCCCTCTCACAAGTAAGTGCGTGTGTTACACAAGAGCGAGTGAGGGATTTTTTATTGCGCTTTGCTCAAGGAGTGAATCTTAATGAGCCTTGTTGTGTATTAGGGCTTAATCCACATTGTGGAGATGAGGGTATTATGGGAGTAGAGGATATGCAGATAAATGCAGCAGTGAGTGAGGCAAATATGCAGCTTGGATATGAAATTTTCTTTGGAGCATATCCACCTGATAGTGCATTTTCGCCATCAAATAGAGAGAGATTTAGGTATTTTGTGAGTATGTATCACGATGTAGGTTTAGCTCCTTTAAAGGCATTATACTTTGAGCAAAGTATTAATGTTAGCCTTAATCTCCCAATACTTCGCACTTCAGTAGATCACGGCGTAGCGTATGATAAAGCATATAAAAAAGGAAGTAATATCAGTGTGCAAAGTTATCTCAATGCAGTAAAATATGCTATAAATAATGTTTGA
- a CDS encoding pyridoxine 5'-phosphate synthase, with the protein MSIRLGVNIDHIATLREARAIYEPDPLEAVFIAKNAGAHQITFHLREDRRHIHDSDVKRIIQSSPLPINIECALDEKIIDYLCGLKPQRITLVPEKREEITTEGGLDIESRYDSIRDTLKAFESCGIVSALFIDPKKESIFLARELGAQAVELHTGRYANLMLMAYSNLSRTHRALEEFAFPTQEINEEISRTLDDIAQCAKLATSTIDTRPLECFAGHGLNYQNVGAIAQIPQISELNIGHSIIARSVFVGLERAIIQMREAMCQK; encoded by the coding sequence ATGTCTATACGATTAGGTGTAAATATTGACCACATTGCAACTTTGCGCGAAGCAAGAGCTATTTATGAGCCTGACCCACTTGAGGCAGTGTTTATTGCAAAAAATGCAGGTGCGCATCAAATCACATTTCATTTACGTGAAGACAGACGACATATCCACGATAGTGATGTGAAACGCATTATTCAATCAAGTCCTTTGCCTATTAACATAGAATGTGCGCTTGATGAAAAAATTATTGATTATCTTTGTGGTTTAAAACCACAACGTATTACACTTGTGCCTGAAAAGCGAGAGGAAATTACCACAGAGGGTGGTTTAGATATAGAATCTCGTTATGATAGTATTCGTGATACGCTTAAAGCCTTTGAATCCTGTGGCATTGTGAGTGCGCTTTTTATTGATCCTAAAAAGGAATCTATTTTTCTTGCGCGTGAGCTTGGAGCGCAGGCAGTAGAGCTTCATACAGGCAGATACGCAAATTTAATGCTTATGGCATATAGTAATCTCTCTCGTACACATCGTGCTTTAGAAGAATTTGCATTTCCTACACAAGAAATAAATGAGGAGATTTCTCGCACACTTGATGATATTGCACAATGTGCTAAACTTGCCACTTCAACCATTGATACTCGCCCTCTTGAATGTTTTGCAGGACACGGATTAAATTATCAAAATGTAGGCGCAATAGCGCAGATTCCACAAATTAGTGAGTTGAATATTGGGCATAGTATCATTGCTCGTTCTGTATTTGTAGGCTTAGAGCGTGCGATTATCCAAATGAGAGAGGCAATGTGCCAAAAGTAG
- the ilvN gene encoding acetolactate synthase small subunit, with amino-acid sequence MEAKNTELKKSICINVINEHSVLARISGLFSARGYNIESLTTAPIPNSNLSRITIVTQGSEVVIEQIIKQLHKLIPVVSVISSDDLLEKEAVLVKIPLNESLADIEALCKAYNGKIANANEKYIIVIATDKPSAINQFIAAVRIFNPKEIIRSGVIAMER; translated from the coding sequence ATGGAAGCAAAAAATACAGAGCTCAAAAAAAGCATTTGTATAAATGTTATCAATGAGCATAGCGTTTTAGCGAGGATTTCAGGACTTTTTTCTGCACGTGGATATAATATAGAATCTCTCACTACTGCCCCCATTCCTAATAGCAACCTCTCGCGCATTACGATTGTAACACAAGGTTCTGAAGTTGTCATTGAACAGATTATTAAGCAGCTTCATAAGCTTATCCCCGTAGTGAGCGTTATCTCAAGTGATGATTTGCTTGAAAAAGAAGCAGTATTGGTAAAGATTCCATTAAATGAGTCTTTAGCGGATATAGAGGCACTATGTAAGGCTTATAATGGCAAGATTGCAAATGCTAATGAAAAATATATTATTGTAATTGCTACTGATAAACCTTCAGCGATTAATCAATTTATTGCAGCTGTTAGAATCTTTAATCCAAAAGAGATTATAAGAAGCGGTGTAATTGCTATGGAAAGATAA
- a CDS encoding acetolactate synthase large subunit: MKVMKGAQMLIQALHLEGVKVVFGYPGGAVLHIYDEIYKQNYFSHILARHEQGAVCAADGYARSSGEVGVAIITSGPGFTNAITGIATAYTDSIPLVVISGQVPITQIGTDAFQEIDAVGISRPCTKHNFLVRNISELPRILKEAFYIARSGRQGPVLVDIPKDITGTLGEFAYPESISLQSYKPTIKGNSRQIKKLCEAIMSAQKPLFYIGGGAILSNASEIIREIVHCTGIPCAETLLARGVLRYDDENLLGMLGMHGSYAANMAVSECDLLVCLGARFDDRVTGKLSEFAKNAKIAHIDIDPSSIGKIIAVDYPIVGDLKHIVSDMMIELSGYDTQKIMRWREHLRSYALTHPMSFEDSVDSIKPQWVIQRLGEHLGDNAIITTDVGQHQMWAAQFYPFSFPRQFLSSGGLGTMGYGLPAALGAKLACPHKTIINITGDGSILMNIQELMTCVVYGIPFVNVILNNNYLGMVRQWQSFFYEHRFSHTDLSLQPDFIKLIESFGGVGFRVEKKCEFDEAFKKALDAKKVAFIEVMIDRYEDVLPMVPSGGAIYEMILSSGEKALREGK, encoded by the coding sequence ATGAAGGTAATGAAAGGGGCTCAAATGCTTATTCAAGCTTTACATCTTGAAGGTGTAAAGGTTGTTTTTGGCTATCCGGGCGGTGCAGTATTACATATTTATGATGAGATTTATAAACAAAACTATTTTTCACATATTCTCGCACGACACGAACAAGGAGCAGTGTGTGCAGCCGATGGTTATGCGCGTAGTAGCGGAGAAGTTGGTGTAGCAATCATCACTTCAGGTCCGGGATTTACAAATGCAATTACAGGCATTGCTACGGCTTATACAGATTCTATACCTCTTGTGGTCATTAGTGGGCAAGTGCCCATTACGCAAATTGGCACTGACGCATTTCAAGAAATTGATGCAGTAGGTATTTCTCGTCCTTGCACAAAGCATAATTTTTTGGTGCGTAATATTAGTGAATTGCCTAGAATCCTTAAAGAAGCTTTTTATATTGCGCGTAGTGGGAGGCAAGGACCCGTGCTTGTAGATATTCCAAAGGATATTACAGGCACTTTGGGTGAATTTGCCTACCCAGAATCTATTTCACTTCAAAGTTATAAGCCTACAATAAAAGGCAATTCGCGTCAAATTAAAAAACTTTGTGAAGCAATTATGAGTGCGCAAAAGCCTTTATTTTATATTGGCGGTGGAGCGATACTTTCAAATGCGAGTGAGATTATTCGTGAAATTGTGCATTGCACAGGGATTCCGTGTGCAGAAACACTCCTTGCACGTGGAGTACTAAGATATGATGATGAGAATCTACTTGGAATGCTTGGAATGCACGGGAGCTATGCTGCAAATATGGCAGTAAGTGAATGTGATTTATTAGTATGTCTTGGTGCGCGCTTTGATGATAGGGTAACAGGTAAGTTAAGTGAATTTGCAAAAAATGCAAAAATTGCACATATTGATATTGATCCTAGCTCTATTGGTAAAATTATAGCTGTAGATTACCCTATTGTCGGTGATTTAAAGCATATTGTATCAGATATGATGATTGAGCTAAGTGGATATGATACACAAAAAATTATGAGATGGAGAGAACATTTGCGTTCTTATGCACTCACACATCCTATGAGTTTTGAAGATAGTGTAGATTCTATTAAGCCTCAATGGGTGATTCAAAGACTTGGCGAACATTTAGGAGATAATGCAATCATTACTACTGATGTAGGACAGCATCAAATGTGGGCTGCGCAGTTTTATCCTTTTAGCTTTCCGCGTCAATTTTTAAGCAGTGGAGGGCTTGGCACAATGGGTTATGGATTGCCTGCAGCACTTGGGGCGAAACTTGCGTGTCCTCATAAAACCATTATTAATATTACAGGTGATGGCTCAATTTTAATGAATATTCAAGAGTTAATGACTTGTGTTGTGTATGGTATTCCTTTTGTTAATGTTATTTTAAATAATAATTATTTAGGAATGGTGCGGCAATGGCAAAGCTTTTTTTATGAACATCGTTTCTCGCATACAGATTTGAGTTTGCAACCCGATTTTATTAAACTTATAGAATCTTTTGGCGGTGTGGGCTTTAGAGTAGAGAAAAAATGTGAATTTGATGAGGCGTTTAAAAAGGCATTAGATGCTAAAAAAGTGGCATTTATTGAAGTAATGATAGATAGATACGAAGATGTTTTGCCGATGGTGCCAAGTGGTGGAGCAATCTATGAGATGATTCTCTCAAGTGGAGAAAAAGCCTTAAGAGAGGGGAAGTGA
- a CDS encoding MFS transporter, producing MTLHKKIFLINLLPILLISLNLRAPITSVGPVVDLIKDYYHLSAAQAGLLTSLPLFAFGIVSFIVAIFQPTRAMLFGLLCISIGEIIRCIGGSIELFIGTAIMGSGIAVANVLLPSFVKAKFPRDVPKIMGIYSLVINISATLGIAAILPLIHLMSVPIAMGCWIILAIMAILSYLPQIKNHRISRKKVKIHLKGTLWTNLSAWNISLFMGFTSTIAYSFFTWYPSFIISFGYSQTFASNIMILAQMIVIPASFLAPLMLGSLTHKQKGIFIGAICGLYILSFSLLLYTHNLWVIVLVSILIGIPVGGVFGIALLFISNKSANVQIATKLSAMAQGIGYLLASLGPVLIGRFYDLYQNFTYSLIALLFLSVILNVIGFLAYKSPQIQSS from the coding sequence ATGACATTGCACAAAAAAATCTTTCTTATTAATCTTTTACCTATTTTGCTTATCAGCCTTAACCTCCGCGCACCTATTACTTCTGTGGGACCTGTGGTAGATTTAATTAAAGATTATTATCATTTAAGTGCCGCTCAAGCAGGATTACTCACTTCTTTACCGCTTTTTGCATTTGGCATTGTCTCTTTTATAGTAGCAATTTTTCAACCTACAAGGGCAATGCTTTTTGGGCTTTTATGTATCAGTATTGGTGAGATTATTCGCTGTATCGGTGGAAGTATAGAGCTTTTTATTGGCACTGCAATTATGGGAAGCGGTATTGCAGTAGCAAATGTGCTTCTTCCTAGCTTTGTTAAAGCAAAATTTCCACGCGATGTGCCTAAAATAATGGGTATTTATAGCCTTGTGATTAATATCTCTGCCACACTTGGCATTGCAGCGATTTTGCCACTTATTCATCTTATGTCTGTGCCTATAGCGATGGGCTGTTGGATAATTTTGGCAATAATGGCAATTCTTAGCTATCTCCCTCAAATTAAAAATCATAGAATCTCACGCAAAAAAGTTAAGATTCATCTCAAAGGCACACTTTGGACAAACTTGAGTGCGTGGAATATCTCGCTTTTTATGGGATTTACAAGCACAATTGCTTATAGTTTTTTTACTTGGTATCCTAGCTTTATCATTTCTTTTGGCTATAGTCAAACTTTTGCCTCAAATATAATGATACTTGCCCAAATGATTGTGATTCCCGCCTCTTTTTTAGCACCGCTTATGCTTGGCTCACTCACACATAAACAAAAAGGAATATTTATAGGTGCGATTTGTGGGCTGTATATACTTAGCTTTTCTCTTTTGCTTTATACACATAATTTATGGGTAATTGTGCTTGTTTCAATACTTATAGGAATCCCTGTAGGAGGAGTATTTGGCATTGCCTTACTTTTTATTTCAAATAAAAGTGCGAATGTGCAAATTGCCACAAAACTTTCTGCTATGGCACAAGGTATAGGCTATCTTCTTGCTTCACTTGGTCCTGTGCTTATTGGCAGATTCTATGACTTATACCAAAACTTTACATATTCGCTTATCGCACTTTTATTTTTAAGTGTAATACTGAATGTTATTGGCTTTTTAGCATATAAATCTCCCCAAATACAATCCTCTTGA
- a CDS encoding DUF4878 domain-containing protein — protein MLKLVFTLGLGTIALLFVACGANSPKDVAIAFTKDAYKGNGDRLIKYIHLPQMETDATKEIVKGKFKTAAAKAESKAEAFGGLDEVKAIPECIEEQRAIIKVFVRFKNGSVDTDTIELIKVDNEWKVIL, from the coding sequence ATGTTAAAGTTGGTTTTTACTTTGGGATTAGGAACGATTGCTCTTTTGTTTGTTGCTTGTGGAGCAAATTCACCCAAAGATGTGGCAATAGCTTTTACTAAAGATGCTTATAAGGGCAATGGTGATAGGTTGATTAAATATATTCATTTACCCCAAATGGAAACTGATGCAACAAAAGAAATAGTTAAAGGTAAGTTTAAGACTGCTGCGGCAAAAGCAGAAAGCAAAGCAGAAGCATTCGGTGGATTAGATGAAGTTAAAGCTATCCCCGAATGTATTGAAGAGCAAAGAGCAATTATTAAAGTGTTTGTGCGTTTTAAAAATGGAAGTGTAGATACTGATACGATAGAGCTTATTAAAGTTGATAATGAGTGGAAAGTTATTCTCTAA